The following nucleotide sequence is from Schistosoma mansoni strain Puerto Rico chromosome 4, complete genome.
TTAATGgttgaaataagatatatttgttggcgatatcgtggtatcgaaagaataccgagacgtgtcaAAGTTTACAAGCCAAACTGCCCAGCATAAGCAAGTTCGTGtaaggtcacaggcaacggaaggaaaagtgtcTTTTGTACggtcaaacaaacaagtacaataaaATAATCACTGGTATAATTGgtcataataattgtttccattataccaatcctGTCCTCGTCACAAAAGTAGGGCACTACACGCCTGTGGTTTTGTAACAGGTCCATGCTCATGATCGGAATGGAAACTTCTGCAGCAACGAAAATCTAATGAACGGGTTTACGTAACCCCTACGTTAAGATGAACATAACTCTTACCACATGTGGCAATCAGTTTCCCATTTTCTGCCTGTAAGTTGAAACTTGATTCGTATAGTCGTTCTTTTGTATTTTCTGGAAGAATGCTAAACTCTACGCCGGTGTCGACCAAGTAGCGAACTCTCACCATCACATTAGTGATGTATGACAGACGGCTATGTTCGTCGGCTACGGTTGTTGTAAACGAGTACCGGCTGGGACGTTTCATAAAAGAATTTTCGTATCGATTGGTTTGGAGCCCGAAAAACTGCAGAATTTTCTGAAATTTCGACATGACTTACCATAAGTATTATAGTACCGGCCTTTCTTTCACTCAATAAACCTCGGCGTTGGGAGTTCCGGTGGTCTCCATAATCCGGTCGGAAGATACAGTCAGTTTGTCCACAGCGTTATTTTGAAGCACTGTCTGCACCTGTTGGGAAGcttggacaacaaaggctattTAAAAAGACTCTCGTCAAAGGTACGTTGACCAATGACCTCTGGCATACATAGCAACAATTCTGTTGCTGAGCCATTTTGTAGTTCGATGTTGCGGAATATCTAATTTAGCATTTGTCTATCAGTCAGGTCTCAACGTCCAGGGAaaggtttttttaaattttcgtaAGGTTAAGACCCATAACCAGCGAACATACTTGGTGTGACGCACCTGTTGAAATCGTGAGGGGAATCGCACACGCCGGCCTGTCACGCCGTGCTCGTGGAAGTCAGCTTCTATGTAGCAGAACCAGGTTTCGATATTATTGGACCGAAATGGCATTAGCTGAAATGAGAGAGGCAAAAGAGTCTTAATCTTGACTAACTTGGGAGTCCGTTCCATTATGATAAATATAAAGTACGACGATGAACAAGAAAAAATATCCGAAAACATGAAGAAAATATCACAAcgtgtaaaaataaaaattagaaaaataataaatagtgttTCAGCGACGAACAGACTTCAGAGTTTATGAGTTGGTGCACCGGATCACATCGGTCTCACCAACGAAGATGCCACAAGCATTCAAAGTCTGACAACACCTTCACTAATAACACTTTTATAATCAAAGTGTGCCAACCCTGTCAAGTTAGAAGGGAAGTTCGAAGTTATATTTGAAAGGTTATCTATATCTCTAGAAGCGTTTCATCTAAGTTGAATAACGGTCGTAGTGGATGCGTAGGACAGCGTACTTACctgtgatctggtgtggatccGGGACCGAGCGCCCTCAGGCAGGTGTGACCAGTAAGACTAATGCGATCGGCACCAAACGTTGAAGAATTACAGAACTATATattttagggatttatttactgctaCACAACAAACATGAAGTTTTTAGGCGTCCTGTCAGCTGTTTCTGCACTACAAAGAGAGAATTGCTTATAGTGTTTGAATAGATTGTTACTTACTTGGCCGGGAAAATAGTTGGTAAACATGGCGGATCTCGTTAACAGACAGAGGACAGATATCCTAGTCAATGATAAGTACAGACTTATGCGAAAAATTGGTTCGGGGTCATTTGGAGATATATACCTGGGGGTCAATCAACTGACGGGTGAGGTAAGTCCACACTTTTTGCGAGCGGTATCTGTATTTGGTATCATCTTGTGTCTCAATGTTGGGTTAGTGATAACTGGGGTTCTTGGTAATGATATGAATGTTTTCTCTTTTCCTATCAGGAAGTTGCAGTCAAGATGGAAAATATATACGCTAAACATCCACAGCTTCAGTTCGAACACAAGGTTTACCGGCTGCTTGCAGGTGCAATTGGTATACCTCAAGCGAGGTGAGTTGTTATTAAGCTATTGTAATTGTTAAGATGGTACGGCACTTGCCGAACATACTGGGTTCTGGTGATGGACCTTCTAGGTCCCAGTTTAGAAGACTTATTCACCTTTTGTTGCCGACGGTTCACACTGAAAACTGTATTAATGCTTGCTGATCAAATGCTTGCACGGATTGAAAATGTTCATAATAAAAGTTTAATTCATCGAGATATTAAACCTGACAACTTCCTCATGGGAATCGGACGCCATTGCAACAAGGTGTATATGATTGATTTTGGCCTAGCCAAACGCTACAGAGATGTGCGTACAGGACGTCACATCAGTTATAGGTAATTGGGGTTCATTTCTCTTACCTCCCACAGAGAAGACAAAAACCTTACTGGAACAGCAAGATATGCTAGTATTAATGCACACTTGGGCATAGAGCAATCTCGTCGAGACGATCTGGAGTCTCTAGGCTACGTTTTGATGTATTTTAATCGTGGA
It contains:
- a CDS encoding protein kinase; this translates as MADLVNRQRTDILVNDKYRLMRKIGSGSFGDIYLGVNQLTGEEVAVKMENIYAKHPQLQFEHKVYRLLAGAIGIPQARWYGTCRTYWVLVMDLLGPSLEDLFTFCCRRFTLKTVLMLADQMLARIENVHNKSLIHRDIKPDNFLMGIGRHCNKVYMIDFGLAKRYRDVRTGRHISYREDKNLTGTARYASINAHLGIEQSRRDDLESLGYVLMYFNRGSLPWQGLRATTKRQKYERISEKKMSTPVEVLCKGYPAEFQMYLNYCRGLRFDETPDYMYLRQLFRILFRTMSHQFDYVFDWTILKQRGPAGTSSTLNEDTGNRIQALPNSPGTSAAPEGEANVEHSGNATAGSTQVPFGRTG